Proteins encoded by one window of Arachis ipaensis cultivar K30076 chromosome B04, Araip1.1, whole genome shotgun sequence:
- the LOC107634967 gene encoding (+)-neomenthol dehydrogenase, whose amino-acid sequence MAEAKLRYAVVTGSNRGIGFETVKELASNGIKVVLTARDEKKGNEAIEKLKDFGLSDFVVLHQLDVTDHVSISSLVQFVSTHFGRLDILVNNAGISGVNPDEKGEATIIWEELTQTYEMAEKCILTNYYGAKDTTEAFLPLLKLSDSPIIVNVSSRGGLLKHISNKWAKGVLDDDENLTEERIDEVLKEFMEDFKAGLIERNGWPTLLSANRVSKAALNSYTRILAKKHPNLCINCLCPGFVKTDINRNTGILSVTEGAASVVRLALLSHGSPSGLFFIRQELSTF is encoded by the exons ATGGCAGAAGCAAAACTAAG GTATGCTGTTGTTACAGGGTCAaacagagggataggatttgagACAGTTAAGGAATTGGCCTCAAATGGAATCAAGGTGGTTCTCACAGCAAGAGATGAGAAGAAAGGCAATGAAGCCATTGAAAAATTGAAAGATTTTGGTCTCTCTGACTTTGTGGTTCTTCACCAGCTTGATGTCACTGACCATGTTAGCATTTCATCTTTGGTACAATTTGTTAGCACACACTTTGGGAGACTTGATATATTG GTGAACAATGCAGGAATAAGTGGTGTGAATCCAGATGAAAAG GGGGAAGCAACAATCATCTGGGAAGAACTGACTCAAACTTATGAAATGGCTGAAAAGTGCATATTGACAAATTACTATGGTGCTAAGGACACAACTGAGGCATTTCTACCCCTTCTCAAGTTATCCGATTCACCTATTATCGTTAATGTTTCCTCGCGAGGAGGATTGTTAAAG CACATATCAAACAAATGGGCAAAAGGGGTGCTAGATGATGATGAGAATCTAACAGAAGAGAGAATAGATGAGGTGTTGAAGGAGTTTATGGAAGACTTCAAAGCAGGTTTGATAGAAAGGAATGGCTGGCCAACCTTGTTATCTGCAAATAGAGTATCAAAAGCAGCATTGAATTCTTACACAAGAATTCTGGCAAAGAAGCATCCAAACTTGTGCATCAATTGTCTCTGCCCTGGTTTTGTGAAAACAGACATAAATAGGAACACTGGAATCTTATCTGTCACTGAAGGTGCTGCAAGTGTTGTCAGATTAGCACTTCTATCTCATGGTTCCCCTTCTGGCCTTTTCTTTATTAGGCAAGAATTGTCAACTTTTTAA
- the LOC107634968 gene encoding 60S ribosomal protein L7a-1, with translation MAPKRGVKAPVPAAKKKPEKVTNPLFEKRPKQFGIGGALPPKRDLTRFVKWPKTVQIQRKKRILKQRLKVPPALNQFTKTLDKNLATSLFKILLKYRPEDKAEKKERLLKRAQAETEGKTVEAKKPIVVKYGLNHVTYLIEQNKAQLVVIAHDVDPIELVVWLPALCRKMEIPYCIVKGKARLGSIVHKKTASVLCLTSVKNEDKLEFSRVLEAIKANFNDKFDEYRKKWGGGIMGSKSQAKTKAKERLLAKEAAQRMS, from the exons ATG GCCCCCAAAAGAGGTGTTAAAGCTCCGGTTCCAGCTGCCAAGAAGAAACCC GAGAAGGTTACGAATCCGCTGTTTGAGAAGCGGCCTAAGCAGTTTGGGATCGGTGGGGCGTTGCCGCCGAAGAGGGACCTGACGCGGTTCGTGAAGTGGCCGAAGACTGTTCAAATCCAAAGGAAGAAGAGAATCCTCAAGCAGAGGTTGAAGGTCCCTCCAGCTTTGAACCAGTTCACCAAAACCCTTGACAAGAACCTTG CAACAAGCCTGTTCAAGATACTACTCAAGTATAGGCCTGAGGATAAAGCAGAGAAGAAGGAGCGGCTTTTGAAAAGGGCTCAGGCTGAAACTGAGGGAAAAACTGTTGAGGCCAAGAAGCCAATTGTTGTGAagtatggcctcaatcatgttaCCTACCTTATTGAGCAG AACAAAGCACAGCTGGTTGTGATTGCTCATGATGTGGACCcgattgaattggttgtttggCTTCCTGCATTGTGCAGGAAGATGGAAATCCCATACTGCATTGTGAAGGGCAAGGCTCGCTTGGGATCA ATTGTTCATAAGAAAACTGCTTCTGTTTTGTGCTTGACAAGCGTTAAGAATGAAGACAAATTGGAGTTCAGCAGAGTCCTTGAGGCTATCAAG GCTAACTTCAATGACAAGTTTGACGAGTACAGGAAGAAGTGGGGTGGCGGTATCATGGGTTCCAAATCCCAAGCCAAAACCAAGGCAAAGGAAAGACTTCTTGCCAAAGAAGCTGCTCAAAGGATGTCTTAG